A genomic window from Cytobacillus suaedae includes:
- a CDS encoding DUF2621 family protein, with translation MVKLEGWFLWLILFWVVFLPTMMSIGGFFMFRKFLKRLPKEDGKSELDWEEHYLNETISLWREEEKALLEELVKPVPELFRDVARQKIAGTIGKLALDEKAKAITQDLVVRGYIIATPKRDHKFLLKTLREMQIDVSPYQQLF, from the coding sequence ATGGTGAAGTTAGAAGGCTGGTTTTTATGGCTAATATTGTTTTGGGTTGTATTCCTACCAACAATGATGTCAATCGGTGGATTTTTTATGTTTCGTAAATTCCTAAAAAGACTCCCAAAGGAAGATGGTAAATCTGAATTGGACTGGGAGGAGCATTACCTAAATGAAACAATTAGCTTATGGAGGGAAGAGGAAAAAGCCTTACTCGAGGAGTTAGTAAAACCCGTTCCTGAGCTATTTAGAGATGTTGCACGTCAGAAAATTGCTGGTACGATTGGAAAGCTTGCTTTGGATGAAAAAGCAAAAGCTATAACACAAGATCTTGTAGTCAGAGGATATATTATTGCTACTCCTAAACGTGATCATAAATTTTTATTAAAAACATTACGTGAAATGCAGATTGATGTGAGTCCTTATCAGCAATTATTTTAA
- a CDS encoding cytochrome c biogenesis protein CcdC: MVIASSIVAVFMATLMMFVRMRAAKKPTNVKKIILPPLFMSTGALMFVHPMFRVTSLELIEALTVGLLFSILLIKTSNFEIKGNDIYLKASKAFIYILVGLLVVRIVLKYLLSATIDFGELSGMFWILAFGMIVPWRLAMLYKYKKLQTKMTILNRI, encoded by the coding sequence ATGGTAATTGCTTCATCAATTGTTGCAGTGTTCATGGCAACTCTTATGATGTTTGTCAGGATGCGAGCCGCAAAAAAACCTACAAATGTAAAAAAAATCATATTACCACCACTTTTTATGAGCACAGGGGCTCTTATGTTTGTCCATCCCATGTTTAGAGTTACTTCTCTTGAGCTAATTGAGGCACTGACTGTAGGGTTACTGTTTTCTATACTCTTAATAAAAACTTCCAACTTTGAGATAAAGGGAAATGATATTTATCTGAAAGCATCCAAAGCATTTATCTATATTCTAGTAGGGCTACTTGTTGTAAGGATTGTGTTGAAGTATCTATTAAGTGCAACCATTGATTTTGGTGAGTTGAGCGGAATGTTTTGGATTCTTGCATTTGGGATGATTGTTCCATGGAGATTAGCGATGCTCTATAAGTATAAAAAACTACAAACAAAAATGACGATTTTAAACCGTATTTAG